In the Nicotiana tabacum cultivar K326 chromosome 16, ASM71507v2, whole genome shotgun sequence genome, one interval contains:
- the LOC107797184 gene encoding putative serine/threonine-protein kinase PBL7 isoform X2: MEAEPLSIFGTHKREIEKEVTKKVDTYVNMLMQSAQDCEGEGVDIEVKITAGTPVRKVVVQEVITIDAACVVLDRYLRRDLTYYLKHIPCKVALISDNLFVKVMRPYSIIDADSIENKLYFSLSKQVPLAPPPTEENTEQSVISMNYSGSVESSEIANNEMVTYKQPENSTSLEDFSANPMQERSGRSAREDLKHSIPPVIQKERKPPTSRKSSNTPFLCIACGAKTELYIKDSMRFSFSEIQLATDYFSKDNLLGEGGYGRVYKGRLKDGQVIAAKVRKEASTQGFSEFHSEVYVLSFARHRNIVMLLGYCCKENVNILVYEYICNNSLEWHLFENTENVLEWHCRYAIAIGTAKGLRFLHEECRGGPIIHRDLRPSNILLTHDFVPMIGDFGLAKWKTDEDKIYTRILGSLGYLAPEYAENGVVSVRTDVYSFGIVLIQLISGRKAVDSVREGHHSLRQWAIPLIKRLALHELIDPRIGDSYDTYEVYHMARTAFMCVQNDPELRPSMGEVLRLLQGELEHLHQIVEQFIPHFISK; the protein is encoded by the exons ATGGAAGCCGAGCCACTGTCCATTTTTGGAACTCACAAACGTGAAATTGAAAAAGAGGTAACAAAGAAGGTTGATACATATGTGAACATGCTCATGCAAAGTGCCCAAGACTGTGAAGGTGAAGGG GTTGACATTGAAGTCAAAATTACGGCTGGGACTCCAGTAAGGAAGGTGGTTGTACAAGAGGTTATAACTATCGATGCGGCATGTGTTGTACTAGATAG GTACCTCAGGCGGGATTTGACGTATTACCTTAAACACATCCCTTGCAAAGTTGCATTAATTAGTGATAACTTGTTTGTGAAGGTTATGAGACCTTATTCCATAATTGATGCGGACAGCATTGAGAATAAGTTATACTTTTCTTTGTCCAAGCAAGTACCCTTGGCACCTCCTCCGACTGAAGAAAACACAGAGCAATCTGTTATTTCGATGAACTACTCAGGTTCTGTGGAAAGCTCcgaaattgcaaacaatgaaATGGTGACATACAAACAACCGGAGAATAGCACTTCACTCGAAGATTTTAGTGCCAATCCTATGCAAGAAAGATCAG GTAGGTCTGCCAGAGAGGACTTGAAGCATTCAATTCCTCCTGTTATTCAGAAAGAACGAAAACCACCTACATCAAGGAAATCCTCTAATACTCCATTTCTTTGTATTGCTTGTGGAGCAAAGACAGAACTATATATCAAGGATTCAATGAGATTCAGTTTCTCAGAGATACAGCTGGCAACAGATTATTTTTCGAAGGATAATTTGCTTGGAGAAGGTGGATATGGTCGTGTATATAAAGGTCGGTTAAAAGACGGTCAGGTCATTGCTGCAAAGGTGCGGAAGGAAGCAAGTACACAAGGCTTTTCCGAGTTTCATTCTGAAGTTTATGTTTTGAGCTTTGCACGTCACAGAAACATTGTTATGCTTTTGGGTTATTGCTGCAAGGAAAATGTTAACATCTTGGTCTATGAATACATCTGCAATAATTCTCTTGAGTGGCACTTATTTG AGAATACAGAAAATGTCCTTGAGTGGCACTGCAGATATGCTATTGCCATCGGCACTGCAAAGGGCTTGCGTTTTCTGCATGAAGAATGTCGTGGAGGTCCAATTATTCATCGTGACCTGAGGCCTAGCAATATACTGCTCACTCATGACTTTGTTCCCATG ATAGGTGACTTTGGCCTGGCTAAGTGGAAGACAGACGAGGATAAGATTTACACGAGGATACTTGGCTCGTTGGG atatctggctcctgaatatGCTGAAAATGGCGTTGTGTCTGTAAGAACTGATGTCTATTCATTTGGCATTGTTCTTATACAATTAATTTCAGGACGCAAAGCCGTAGATTCAGTGAGAGAGGGCCATCACTCCCTTAGACAATGG GCAATTCCACTCATTAAAAGGCTTGCATTGCATGAGCTCATCGATCCTCGCATAGGTGACTCTTATGACACATATGAAGTGTACCACATGGCTAGAACAGCATTCATGTGTGTGCAGAACGACCCTGAACTGCGCCCATCAATGGGAGAG